One window of Mesoplodon densirostris isolate mMesDen1 chromosome 15, mMesDen1 primary haplotype, whole genome shotgun sequence genomic DNA carries:
- the CNDP1 gene encoding beta-Ala-His dipeptidase has product MFSPSSPPTGLLEKVFQYIDLHQDEFVQTLKEWVAVESDSVQPTLRLRQELLRMMGLAADRLRHLGAHVDLVDAGFQQLPDGQSLPIAPIILAELGSDPKKPTVCFYGHLDVQPARQEDGWVTDPHTLTEVDGKLYGRGTTDNKGPVLAWINAVSTFRALDEDLPVNVKFIIEGMEEAGSLALEELVQKEKAGFFSSVDYIVISDNLWISQRTPALTYGTRGNSYFTVEVKCRDQDFHSGTFGGILNEPMADLVALLGSLVDSSGRILIPGIYDHVAPVTEEEKRTYKAIDLDLEEYQNSSQVKKFLFDTKEELLMRLWRYPSLSIHGIEGAFHEPGAKTVIPGRVKGKFSIRLVPHMNLSVVEKQVKQHLDSIFSKRNSSNQMTVSMTLGLHPWIANIRDNQYLAAKRAIKTVFGTEPDMIRDGSTIPVAKIFQDTIQKSVMMLPLGAVDDGEHSQNEKINRWNYIEGSKVFAAFFLEMAKLH; this is encoded by the exons ATGTTCTCACCATCCTCCCCACCCACCGGGCTGCTAGAGAAGGTCTTCCAATACATCGATCTCCATCAGGATGAATTTGTACAG ACGCTGAAGGAGTGGGTGGCGGTCGAGAGCGACTCGGTTCAGCCCACGCTGCGCCTCCGACAAGAGCTGCTCAGGATGATGGGCCTGGCTGCAGACCGGCTCCGGCACCTGGGAGCCCACGTGGACTTGGTGGACGCGGGTTTTCAGCAG CTGCCTGATGGTCAGAGCCTCCCGATAGCCCCCATCATCCTGGCCGAACTGGGGAGTGATCCCAAGAAGCCCACCGTGTGCTTCTACGGCCACTTGGACGTGCAGCCTGCCAGACAGGAGGATGGGTGGGTCACGGACCCTCACACGCTGACGGAGGTGGACG gaaaattgtaTGGCCGAGGAACGACAGACAACAAAGGCCCTGTTTTAGCGTGGATCAACGCTGTGAGCACATTCAGAGCCCTGGACGAG GATCTGCCCGTGAACGTCAAATTTATCATcgaggggatggaggaggctggTTCTCTTGCCCTGGAGGAACTTGTCCAGAAAGAGAAGGCCGGGTTCTTCTCAAGCGTAGACTACATCGTGATTTCAGACAACCTGTGGATCAGCCAGAGGACGCCCGCGCTCACGTATGGGACGCGAGGGAACAGCTACTTCACGGTGGAG GTGAAGTGCAGAGACCAGGACTTCCACTCGGGGACCTTTGGTGGAATCCTTAACGAACCGATGGCAGATCTGGTCGCTCTTCTTG GCAGCCTGGTAGACTCTTCTGGTCGAATTCTGATCCCTGGAATCTATGACCACGTGGCTCctgttacagaggaggaaaagagaacGTATAAAGCCATCGATCTGGACCTCGAGGAGTACCAGAACAGCAGCCAGGTTAAGAAATTTCTGTTTGACACCAAG gaGGAACTTCTAATGCGCCTGTGGAGATACCCATCTCTTTCTATTCATGGGATCGAGGGCGCGTTCCATGAGCCTGGAGCCAAAACAGTCATCCCTGGCCGAGTGAAAGGAAAATTTTCAATCCGTCTAGTCCCTCACATGAATCTGTCTGTGGTGGAGAAGCAG GTGAAGCAGCATCTTGACTCTATATTCTCCAAAAGAAATAGCTCCAACCAGATGACTGTATCTATGACACTAGGACTACACCCGTGGATTGCAAATATTAGAGATAATCAGTATCTTGCGGCAAAAAGAGCCATCAAAACAG TGTTCGGGACAGAGCCAGACATGATCCGAGATGGATCAACCATACCCGTTGCCAAAATATTCCAGGATACCATCCAGAAGAGTGTGATGATGCTCCCGCTGGGCGCTGTTGACGACGGAGAGCACTCTCAGAATGAGAAAATCAACAG GTGGAATTACATAGAGGGATCCAAAGTATTTGCTGCCTTTTTCCTAGAGATGGCTAAGCTGCATTAA